A window of Bacteroidota bacterium contains these coding sequences:
- a CDS encoding helix-turn-helix transcriptional regulator, with product MSKINNTSFGEYIKQLRENKHLPLRKIAAELDIDTSTLSKIEKNERNASDHIIERLSEIFEIDKGELKVRYLSDKITYQLLEEEDGIEILKVAEQKIKYYKKNDKH from the coding sequence ATGTCCAAGATAAATAACACATCGTTCGGAGAATACATTAAGCAATTAAGGGAAAACAAACATCTTCCTTTAAGAAAAATTGCTGCTGAACTTGACATTGACACTTCAACTCTGAGTAAAATTGAAAAAAATGAACGGAATGCAAGCGACCATATCATAGAACGACTTTCAGAGATATTTGAAATAGACAAAGGAGAATTGAAAGTTCGTTACTTAAGTGATAAAATCACATATCAACTTTTAGAGGAAGAGGATGGGATTGAAATCTTGAAAGTTGCCGAACAAAAAATAAAATACTATAAGAAAAATGATAAGCACTAA
- a CDS encoding DNA cytosine methyltransferase: MLVQEPQIRLFEDEFKISSKKEFIGIEFNHRGYTVNDKIDLIIDSKIQTIGFFSGAGGLDIGSQLAGAKVISSLDFDRDSVATMKANKYFAHSTHFHKDIKEMYSKDYNKIIKANNPEKLILVGGPPCQPFSKAGYWVTHKNRLGSEDPRNMIGQYLRIVEELQPDGFLLENVESLLHPKNAQAVTDLKEAIDKLGYKFIVYRADALDFGVPQKRKRVFFIASRKGIVGEPIKTHGDELEILVNKKLLPHERVIDWIGKFDSDKYFEAEELTKGKTYDEELKQIPPGQNYFALTERSGHPNPKFEANKRFWNFLLKLHPNQPSWTIAAQPGPWVGPFHWNNRRLRVPESAAIQTFPEDYHFVGTRRSIQKQIGNAVPSLLGKAIVKHLISNI, from the coding sequence ATGCTTGTCCAAGAACCACAGATTAGATTATTTGAGGACGAGTTTAAAATATCTTCCAAAAAAGAGTTTATCGGTATAGAATTCAATCATCGTGGTTATACCGTTAACGACAAAATTGATTTGATAATAGATAGTAAAATTCAAACTATTGGTTTCTTTTCAGGTGCTGGTGGCCTTGATATAGGTTCACAACTTGCAGGGGCGAAAGTGATTTCTAGTTTAGATTTTGACAGAGATAGCGTGGCAACAATGAAAGCAAATAAATATTTCGCCCACTCTACTCACTTTCACAAGGACATTAAAGAAATGTATTCCAAGGATTATAATAAAATTATAAAGGCAAATAATCCTGAAAAACTAATCCTTGTTGGAGGTCCCCCTTGTCAACCATTTTCAAAGGCCGGTTATTGGGTGACACATAAAAATAGACTTGGAAGTGAAGACCCAAGAAATATGATAGGACAATACTTAAGAATAGTTGAAGAACTTCAGCCTGACGGATTCTTGCTTGAAAATGTAGAAAGTCTTTTGCATCCCAAAAACGCACAAGCAGTAACAGATTTAAAAGAAGCAATTGATAAACTAGGGTATAAATTTATTGTTTATCGTGCTGACGCTTTAGATTTTGGTGTGCCGCAAAAAAGAAAAAGAGTTTTCTTTATTGCTTCAAGAAAAGGCATTGTGGGAGAACCAATAAAAACTCACGGTGATGAATTAGAAATATTAGTAAATAAAAAATTGTTACCGCACGAAAGAGTTATTGATTGGATTGGGAAATTTGATTCAGATAAATACTTTGAAGCTGAAGAATTAACCAAAGGAAAAACTTACGATGAAGAATTAAAGCAAATACCACCTGGTCAAAATTATTTTGCTCTAACCGAAAGAAGCGGACATCCAAACCCAAAATTTGAAGCAAATAAGCGATTTTGGAATTTCCTATTAAAACTCCATCCAAATCAACCATCTTGGACTATTGCTGCTCAACCCGGTCCTTGGGTTGGTCCATTTCATTGGAATAATAGAAGATTAAGAGTTCCCGAAAGTGCTGCTATCCAAACATTCCCTGAAGACTACCATTTTGTAGGGACTAGGCGTTCAATACAAAAACAAATTGGCAACGCTGTTCCATCCCTATTAGGTAAAGCAATTGTTAAACATTTAATTTCTAATATTTAA
- a CDS encoding DNA cytosine methyltransferase: MKPKIVSIFSGVGGIDFGFEKAGFETVFASDIWDKACESLKANFPNSEIVCDTIENVDFKKIKMKHKIIDGLVGGPPCPPFSKSRFYRKEKERGIDDEDGFMTVSNYFRAVEELNPKFFFFENVHGFVFKPHQTALELVEKESERLGYKIFHNVLNAADFGVPQTRQRFICIGVKKTMKDFKFPKQTHSDPAKPTKGTKPWVTCGDILNDIDFDSPEDSKMLAGSKHKDLLKLVPPGDNYLFFTKERNHPKPIFKWRSRYWSFLLKLSPERPSWTIQASHSNNMGPFHWKNRFLRIEEIKRIQSFEDKHIFLGSYKEQWRQIGNAVPPLLAYRIANEIKKQYFK, translated from the coding sequence ATGAAGCCAAAAATTGTAAGTATATTTTCGGGAGTTGGTGGTATTGATTTCGGATTTGAAAAAGCAGGATTTGAAACAGTTTTTGCATCTGATATTTGGGATAAAGCTTGTGAATCATTAAAAGCCAACTTCCCAAATTCAGAGATTGTTTGTGACACAATTGAGAATGTTGATTTTAAAAAAATTAAAATGAAACATAAAATCATTGATGGTTTAGTGGGAGGTCCTCCTTGTCCTCCTTTCTCTAAATCTCGATTTTATCGTAAAGAAAAAGAAAGAGGTATTGATGATGAAGATGGTTTTATGACAGTTTCAAATTACTTTAGAGCAGTCGAAGAATTAAATCCAAAGTTTTTCTTTTTTGAAAATGTCCACGGATTTGTTTTTAAACCACATCAGACAGCTTTGGAATTGGTCGAAAAAGAAAGTGAAAGACTAGGGTATAAAATATTTCACAATGTTCTTAATGCTGCTGACTTCGGTGTCCCACAAACAAGACAACGTTTTATTTGCATTGGTGTAAAGAAAACGATGAAGGATTTCAAATTTCCTAAGCAAACGCATTCTGACCCAGCAAAACCAACAAAAGGAACAAAACCGTGGGTGACTTGTGGCGATATCTTAAATGATATAGATTTTGACTCTCCAGAGGACAGTAAAATGTTAGCAGGTTCAAAACATAAGGACCTATTAAAATTAGTTCCACCAGGAGACAATTATTTATTTTTCACAAAAGAGAGAAACCATCCAAAACCCATTTTCAAATGGCGTTCAAGATATTGGTCTTTCTTATTAAAACTATCACCCGAAAGACCTTCTTGGACGATTCAAGCCAGTCACTCGAATAATATGGGTCCATTTCATTGGAAAAATAGATTTTTGAGAATTGAAGAAATAAAAAGAATTCAATCATTTGAAGATAAACATATATTCTTAGGCTCATATAAAGAGCAATGGAGACAGATTGGTAATGCTGTCCCACCTTTATTAGCTTATAGAATTGCGAATGAAATTAAAAAACAATATTTTAAATAA
- a CDS encoding HNH endonuclease, producing MSVRNTIILNHSDLKYLLIDSLRLYSDNVVFIDGNNPYRFSINKKTFYVLIKNVHESGDGRGNQDECRIQVAKTGNFNDALNSRIDVIVLGYFADEKVFTAWNPYLMRDRFNQKQTISLYSRFSVQIHAAKNKIATYRDTNGQSVISFLPDYLGLYLENLSNIHLLPDDELLALVNESDSLNSNNQDGFADFPEGHLTITHTRYKRDPRFKSIVYAAYDNRCAMCGIQLELIEAAHIVPHSHERGTDDIGNGISLCALHHTAYDRSLIYFDNEFNILINNSKMEYLEKVGLDSGFRKFQSLAFDKIQMPTNHTLRPNIENINIANHIRGIV from the coding sequence ATGAGCGTAAGAAACACCATAATCTTAAATCATTCAGACTTAAAGTATTTGCTGATTGATAGTTTGCGTTTGTATTCAGATAATGTAGTATTCATTGATGGAAACAATCCATACCGCTTTTCAATTAACAAAAAGACATTTTATGTCTTAATCAAGAATGTTCACGAATCTGGTGACGGTAGAGGCAATCAAGATGAGTGTAGAATTCAAGTTGCGAAAACAGGCAATTTTAATGATGCCCTGAATTCAAGAATAGATGTAATTGTCCTTGGTTATTTTGCAGATGAAAAAGTTTTCACAGCTTGGAATCCATATTTAATGAGGGACCGATTTAATCAGAAACAGACAATCTCTTTATATTCAAGATTTTCCGTTCAAATACATGCAGCTAAAAATAAAATAGCCACATATCGGGATACTAACGGACAATCAGTAATCAGTTTTTTACCAGACTATCTTGGACTCTATTTGGAGAACTTATCAAACATCCATTTGCTACCAGACGATGAATTATTAGCACTCGTGAATGAATCAGACTCTTTGAATTCAAATAATCAAGACGGCTTTGCAGACTTTCCTGAGGGACATTTAACAATTACACATACAAGGTATAAACGCGACCCAAGATTTAAATCTATAGTTTACGCTGCTTACGACAACCGTTGTGCTATGTGCGGAATTCAGTTGGAATTAATTGAAGCTGCTCATATTGTTCCACATTCACACGAAAGAGGAACTGACGACATTGGTAATGGTATTAGCCTATGTGCATTACATCACACAGCTTATGACCGTTCCTTGATATATTTTGATAACGAATTTAATATTTTGATAAACAATAGTAAAATGGAATACTTAGAGAAAGTTGGGCTTGATTCAGGTTTTCGGAAGTTTCAATCACTTGCCTTCGACAAAATACAAATGCCGACAAATCACACATTAAGACCAAACATTGAAAATATAAACATAGCAAATCATATAAGAGGAATAGTTTAG
- a CDS encoding T9SS type A sorting domain-containing protein has protein sequence MKKLLLCFGILLLAAGLRAQTFTVADTVVYFSGPAQATDIVSGYVKFYNTTADTLPMRWVRAQENIPGWWRSSVCTEYYCFSIPDDSASWNILPGDSDLVYIHIYPYGNSGIGDVVVRLFDTRQPAAFTDIRFVVDVLASVHGQNTAAFNCWPSPAHDVLNVQFTTAQNGLLTVTDVAGRMVHTQAVSAADALLQINVGMLEAGVYAMNFVSGAGDRVVVKFVKE, from the coding sequence ATGAAAAAACTACTGCTTTGCTTCGGAATTTTGCTTCTGGCCGCCGGCCTGCGCGCGCAAACTTTTACCGTGGCCGATACCGTAGTTTATTTCAGCGGCCCGGCCCAGGCCACCGACATTGTGTCGGGCTATGTGAAATTTTACAACACCACAGCCGATACACTTCCCATGCGCTGGGTGCGTGCCCAGGAAAACATTCCCGGCTGGTGGCGCTCATCGGTATGCACAGAATACTACTGCTTCTCCATTCCCGACGACAGTGCAAGCTGGAACATCCTGCCCGGCGACAGTGATCTGGTCTATATTCACATTTATCCCTACGGCAACAGCGGCATTGGCGATGTGGTGGTGCGTTTGTTCGACACCCGCCAGCCCGCCGCGTTTACCGATATCCGCTTTGTGGTGGATGTGCTGGCCTCCGTACACGGGCAAAACACCGCCGCATTCAACTGCTGGCCCTCGCCCGCGCACGATGTGCTGAATGTGCAGTTTACCACCGCACAAAACGGCCTGCTTACCGTAACCGATGTGGCAGGGCGAATGGTGCATACACAGGCTGTTTCTGCGGCTGATGCGCTGCTGCAGATTAATGTGGGCATGCTGGAGGCCGGTGTGTATGCGATGAATTTTGTGAGCGGGGCGGGGGATAGGGTAGTGGTGAAGTTTGTGAAGGAGTGA
- a CDS encoding Hsp20/alpha crystallin family protein, whose translation MYNTKFAPVRRNAVFFGMPFSSVLNDSFFGTDQASFMPAVNVSEDEKSIHLSFNAPGFEKDDFKVNIENNVLTVSAEHKTETNEKEKNYTRIEYRYGSFSRSFRLPKDKVNEDAVNATYKNGILLLELPKREAAPAVAAKTIQVL comes from the coding sequence ATGTATAACACAAAATTTGCTCCCGTTCGCCGCAACGCTGTTTTCTTCGGCATGCCTTTTTCATCTGTCCTTAACGATTCATTTTTCGGAACTGATCAGGCTTCGTTCATGCCTGCGGTAAATGTGAGTGAGGATGAAAAGTCAATTCATCTTTCATTTAACGCGCCCGGTTTCGAGAAGGACGATTTTAAGGTGAACATTGAAAACAACGTGCTCACCGTGTCGGCCGAACACAAAACCGAAACAAACGAGAAGGAGAAAAACTACACCCGCATCGAGTATCGCTACGGTTCGTTCAGCCGCAGTTTCCGTTTGCCCAAAGACAAGGTAAACGAAGATGCAGTAAACGCCACCTACAAAAACGGCATTCTCCTGCTCGAACTGCCCAAGCGCGAGGCGGCTCCGGCAGTGGCTGCCAAAACCATTCAGGTGCTGTAA
- a CDS encoding UDP-2,3-diacylglucosamine diphosphatase — protein MSKTSYRTIVLSDLHLGTSASKAKEVCRFLRHHKCETLILNGDIIDGWQLRKSGVWKKKHTRFFRMVLKRAGKGTEVIYVRGNHDDFLDEVLPFRLGNFSIVRDHVYESNGKRYFVVHGDIFDTVTTKLKWIAKLGDVGYTFLLWLNKHYNRWREKRGKPYYSLSQVVKAKVKGAVSFISDFEEQLCEVARIKNCDGVICGHIHTPADKYIKNIHYLNSGDWVESLTALVETHEGEWKLIYYADWIHTLAPEKPQSNQAAADFSPLTPFTSLQTA, from the coding sequence GTGAGTAAAACATCCTACCGCACCATTGTGCTTTCCGATCTGCACTTAGGCACATCGGCCTCGAAAGCAAAAGAAGTTTGTCGTTTTCTGCGCCACCACAAATGCGAAACGCTTATTCTGAACGGCGATATTATTGACGGCTGGCAGCTGCGCAAATCGGGTGTGTGGAAGAAAAAACACACGCGCTTTTTCCGCATGGTGCTTAAGCGTGCGGGCAAAGGCACGGAAGTTATTTACGTACGCGGCAACCACGATGATTTTCTGGATGAAGTGCTGCCGTTCAGGCTGGGCAATTTTTCGATTGTACGCGATCATGTCTATGAGTCGAACGGCAAACGCTACTTTGTAGTGCACGGCGATATTTTTGATACCGTAACCACCAAGCTGAAATGGATTGCCAAGCTGGGCGATGTGGGCTACACGTTTTTGTTGTGGCTGAATAAACACTATAACCGCTGGCGCGAAAAGCGGGGTAAACCTTATTACTCACTTTCGCAGGTGGTGAAAGCAAAAGTAAAAGGTGCGGTTTCGTTTATTTCTGATTTTGAAGAGCAGCTGTGCGAAGTGGCGCGGATAAAAAATTGCGACGGGGTTATTTGCGGACACATTCACACCCCCGCCGATAAATACATCAAAAACATTCACTACCTCAACTCCGGCGACTGGGTGGAATCGCTTACCGCCCTTGTGGAGACGCATGAAGGCGAATGGAAACTCATCTACTACGCCGACTGGATACACACCCTTGCGCCAGAAAAGCCGCAAAGCAATCAGGCCGCGGCCGATTTTTCTCCACTTACACCTTTTACATCCTTGCAAACAGCATAA